Part of the Deinococcota bacterium genome is shown below.
CCAAGGCGCTGGTCGCCCGCATCCTCGAGGACCTGGAGGAAGACGCAAGGGCGTGAGCGCCAACCCCCCCCTCCCTCCTCCTGCCCCTCATCCCCTGGGCCGTCCTCGGCGGGCTGGCGGCGGGGCTCAATGCCCTCTTGCGCGTGGCGGTGGCGCCCCTTTTCATCCAGCCCGTCTTTGACCGGGTCCTCTCCGGCGGCGAGCTGTCGGCCCTGCCGGGGGTGCTGGCGGTGGGCGGCCTCATCGTCACCCTGGGTTCCGCCGCTCTCTGGGCGCAGGACGCCTGGCTCGGGCGCGCGGCCGCGCTCGTCGCGGCGGGCTGGCGCGAGGCCGTCTACGCGCGCCTGCTGGGGCGCCAGCCCGGCCGGCTGGGCGGCAGCAGCGGCGGCCTGGCGAGCCGCATCCTCACCGACCTGCGCGACATAGAGACCTACCTTCAGTTCGGCCTGGGCACCCTGGTCGCCGAGTCGCTCACCCTCTTGGGCATCGTCTTTGTCCTTTTCTACACCAACGCTACCGCCACCCTCTACCTCCTCGTCATGGCCCTGCCGCTCGCTCTGGGCCTGTGGCTGGCGGGGCGGCAGGTGACCAGGAGCGCCCGCGAGGCCCAGGAACAGACCGAGGAGGTCGGCGCTCACCTCCAGGAGGGGCTCAAGGGGCTCGAGGTCGCCCGCGCCTTTGGCCTGACGGGTTTCCTCTTGTCGCGCCTGGGCGGCGCCAACCGCGCCACCGCCAGGGCCCAGTCGCGCCGGGCGCTGTGGGCGGGCTTGCAGACGCCGCTCGCCCAGATTCTGGGCTTCGCCGCCGCCTCTGCGCTGCTGGTCATCTTGGCGCGCAGCCGGGCGGCGGGCGAGATGAGCTTAGGCGAGGTCAGCGCCTACATCACGCTCCTGGCGCTCATCGCCACGCCCGCGCAGCTCCTGCCCAAGGGCTACGCCCTGCTGCAAGGCGCCAAGGCCGCCAAGGTCCGGCTGCACGCGCTCTACAGGCTGCCCCAGGAGCCCGTGGCCACGGCCACCCTTCGCTCCGGGCGGGCGCGGGGGGCCGGGAGCCTCCGCCTCGAGGGCGTCTCCTTCGCCCACCCCGGCGGCCCCGCCCTGCTGGACAAGGTAAGTGCCGACTGGCAGGGGCCCGGGCTCGTCGCCCTCAGCGGCGAGAGCGGGAGCGGCAAGAGCAGCCTGCTCAGGCTCCTGCTCGGCTTTCTGGAGCCGGACGGCGGCCGCATCCTCCTGGACGGCCGGCCGCTGGGGGCCTACGCCGAGGCCGAGTTGCGCCGGCGCGTCGCCTACGTGCCCCAGGACAACCTCCTCTTTCGCGGCAGCCTGCGCGACAACCTGCTTCTGGGCCGCGCCTACAGCGAGGCGCGGCTTCTGGAGGTCTTGCGGGCGGTCAGGCTCCTGGAGGCGGTGAGGGACTTGGGCGGCCTCGACTACCGCCTCAGCGAGGACGGCGCGGGCTTCTCGGGCGGCCAGCGGCAGCGCCTGGCGGCCGCCCGCGCCCTGCTCGCGGAGCCCGAGGTCCTGCTCTTGGACGAACCCAGCGCCAACCTGGACGAGGCGAGCGAGCGCGCCCTGGTGGCAACGCTGCTCGAGCAGTCGCGGCGGCGGCTGGTCATCGTGGTGGCGCACCGCCCGGCGCTCCTGGGGGCGGCGGACGAGGTCTACGAGCTGACGGCGCAGGGCCGTCTGAGCCTCATAGCCCCCGAAGATGGGCTGACGCCACGCCGGCTCAGCCCTTAGAATAAGGACGGCACGACGATTCCATAGAGCGCGGCGACGCGCTCGAAAGCCGGTGAGAGCATGAACTTCGAACCCGCCACCCTAAACGACACCGAAGGCACGGCCATCGCCACCGTGGCGACCTCGCTCGTCGGCTCCAAGTCCATCCGCGGCACCTTCAAGGGCGACTTAGGGGCGCTCAAGGCCGCCGAGACGAGCGGCATGATCTATAAGGGGATGGTCGAGCAGGACGGGCGCCTCTACCGCGTGGAGGTGCCCGTCACCGTCAGCTTCGAGGAGGAAGAGATCGACACCGCGACCTTTCTCTCCTTGAGCGAGCCGACCGTCATGGAGCCCCTGTGACGCACCACGCTCGAGCACGAGCTTTCCTCTACCAGACCCTTGACAGGACGCGCAGGTTCTGGGGACGCGCTACTACTTGGACCGAGTAGGCGAAGGCGGCAGGCTGGTAGGCGAAGGCGGCAGGCTGACCCGCGAGACGGCCACCCTCACCCAGCGCTACTACCGCCGCTTCGAGCTCGAGCGCGCCCTGAGAGGGGCGGGCTTTATGCACTTGCAGTTCTACGGCAACTTCGAGCGGGAACGCTACCGGGCGAGCTCGAGCCAGCTCATCTGCTTAGCGCGCCCTAGAAGTGGTAGTTGAGGCCGAGCGCGAGCTTGGGAACAGGGACCAGGACCGGCCCAAACGCGATCCCCTGCGTGCTGATCCCCAAGAGGGCGAGCGAGGCGTCGGCTTCCAGAAAGAGGCCGACCTGGGCGTAGCGCAGTTCGAAGCCGCCGATGCCGCCCACGCCAAGGATGACGCCGCTCGGCGCGACGAGGAGCGCGAGCAGCCGGGGACCGCCGCCGCCATAGGCGACGAACGACAGCGAGGCGTCCAGTGGGGGTCTGGCGGTGTGGCCGAGCGCGTTCGCCCCCAGTTCGAAAAAGAGCGGCGGCGGCGACGGCGGCGCGTCGGGGCCGGGCATACCCAAAACGAGCGGCAGGTAGGCCAGGTCGAACCTGGCGTCGAGGCCTTCGCCCAGGAGGCCGCTGACGCCGAGGCCCGCCTGAACCCCGCTCAGCAAGATCCTCGAGGTGAGCGAGGCGCCAAACCACAGCCCCTCCTCGCCGTCGGGCGTCTCCGCGCTCGCCGCCGGAGCGAGAAGGATCAGCAGGGCCAACAAGGTTGTAGGGAGGCAAGGTGCTCTCATGGCATCATCATGCCACGTCTCGCCCCTCGAGGCGCCGACGTTTTCTGGATTCGGTGGGTTCAAGGGACCGCGGCGGTTCCAGGCCTTTTCGGCTGCGGCGCGCACGCGTGCCACAGCGGATTTCTTCGTCGGTAGGTCGAGATTGAGAGGCTAGATGCTGATTGATGAGGTGATGATTGATGAGCTAATGAGGTCACGGCGCATCAGCGTGTGAAGATCAGCGCTGCCGAAAATCACCTTCGGGAGAGCCCTAAGCTGCACCCACCTTTACGAAGCGGTCCTTGCCCTTTTGCAAGACCACGGGCTCGGCGAGGCCGACCTTGGCCTGAAAATCCTCGACGACCTCGCCGTTCAGCTTGAGCCCCCGGTTCTGGATGAGGCGCCGGGCCTCGCCGCTCGAGGCGCTCAGGCCTGCCAAGGTGACAAGTTTGCAGATCCAGATCTCGCCATCGGTAAGCTCGCTCCTGTCGATGACGAGCTCGGGCACGTCGTCGGGAATGCCGCCCCTGGCGACGTAGTCGTAGCGCGCCTCGGCGTGACCGACGGGTGCCTCGCCGTGGTAGAGGCGCACGAGCTCGCGGGCGAAGACCCGGTGGGCGCTCTTGATGTCCCGGCCTAGCAGGCGCTTCATCTCGGCGAGGTCGAGACCGGTGGCGAGTTCGGTGTAGCGCAGCAGCAGGGCGTCGGGCACCTGCATCGCCTTCTTGAACATGCGCTCGGGCGGCTCGCCGATGCCGATGTAGTTGCCCAGCGACTTGGACATCTTTTCCGAACCGTCCAAGCCCTCCAAGAGCGGCATGACCAGGGCGACTTGCGGCTCCTGGCCGTACTCGCGCTGGATGTCGCGGCCGACGAGCAGGTTGAAGAGTTGATCGGTGCCACCGAGTTCAACATCTGCACGGATAGCGACCGAGTCGTAGGCCTGCGAGAGCGGGTAGAGCAGCTCGTGCACACCTATCGGCTCGCCCGCCCGGTAGCGCTTGGTGAAGTCGTCGCGCTCGAGCATTCTGGCGACCGTGTAGCTCGAGGCCAGCTTGATCACCTCGGCGAAGCCCATGGGCTCCAACCACTCCGAGTTGTAGCGGATCTCGAGCCTGCCGGGGTCGGGGTCTAGAATCTTGGTCACCTGAGCAACGTAGGTCTCGCCGTTCCTGCGGGTCTCCTCGAGGCTTAAGACCGGGCGGGTCTTGGAGCGGCCGGTGGGGTCGCCGATCATGGCGGTGAAGTCACCGATGATCAGAACCACCTTGTGGCCCAGATCCTGGAACTGGCGCATCTTTCTGAGCACGATGGCATGGCCGATATGGAGGTCGGTGCTGGACGGGTCCGCGCCCAGCTTGACCCTGAGCGGCACGCCCGTCTCCCGGGCCCGCTCGAGCTTGCTGGCGAGCGCCTCTTCGGGCACGATCCGCACGGCGCCGCGCTTGATAGCGGCAAGCGCTTCTGCTGGGGACATAGACTCCCTCCAAACAATGAAATTGAACGTTGAAAATTTCAAATTGAAAATAGAAGACCTTTTAATTTTCAATATTGAATCTTCAATCGCCCCTCAGATTACCTGCCAAGCTCGAGCCTAAGCAACTCCGCTTTGCAGTAGCATGGGTGGCCATGAGGCTCGGCATCATGCATATCACGCAGCGCATGAAGCGCTGCGGCAGGCTCTGGCGCGAGCGGGCCCGACGGCAGCGTGACTGAAAAGCCTGCCCGCATGAGCACCTGTTAGAGTAAGCCCAGTGCTTGACGACTACCCCGAACTAGGAGGCCTTATGCAAACCCCCCACGCCGAAGCCTGCGCCTTTGTCATCCTGGGCGTCACCGGCGACCTCGCCGCCAGGAAGCTCATGCCCGCCCTCTATGAACTCCACCTCATGGGCGCGCTCCACCCAGACACGCGCCTCGTCGGCATGGCGCGGGGCGAGCTCAGCGACGAGACCTTTCGCGAGAGGATGAAGGAGGCGCTCAAGGAGCACAGCCCCAAGACCTTCGACGAAGCGCGCTGGCGCGAGCTCGAGGGGCGCCTCTCCTACCTCGTCGGAGGCTACGACGACATCGGCGCCTACAAGCGCCTGGCGGCGAAGCTCGCCGATGTCGATGAGGGCAAGGGGCTGGGCCCGGCGGGCAACCGCGTCTTTTACCTGTCGGTGCCGCCGAGCGTCTTTGCGAGCGTGATTCGCGGCCTGCACGCCGTGGGGCTGAGCAGGGAGGACAGGGGCTGGGCCCGCTTGGTGGTCGAAAAGCCCTTCGGCCACGACCTCGCTTCGGCCAGAGGGCTGAACACGGTCTTGGAGCGCGCCTTCAAGGAAGAGCAGATCTACCGCATCGACCACTACCTGGGCAAGGAGACGGCGCAGAACATCGCCGCCTTGCGCTTTGCCAACGCGCTGTTCGAGCCCAACTGGAACAACCAGTACCTAGACCACGTGCAGATCACCGTGGCCGAGGCTATGGGCGTGGCGGGCCGGGGCTCCTTTTACGAGGAGGCCGGGGTCTTGCGCGACATCATCCAGAACCACGTCCTGCAACTCGTGGCCCTGACCGCCACCGAGGCGCCGGCGAGCTACGACGCCCGGAGCGTGCGCGACGAGAAGGTGAAGGTCCTGCGGGCCATGCGCTGCGTCCGGCCGCAGGACGCCGTCAAGGGGCGGTACCTGGGCGCCAACGGCATGAAGGGCTACCTCGAGGAGGAGGGCGTAGCCGAGGGCTCGAGACAGGGCAGCTACCTGGCCGCCACCTTCCACATCGACAACTGGCGCTGGGCCGGGGTACCCTTCTACGTCAGGTCGGGCAAGCGCATGGCGGCCAAGGCCAGCGAGATCGTCTTGCGCTTCAAGACCCCGCCGCATATCCCCTTCAAGCTGGCCGAGCCCCCGGCACCCGACGCCCTCATCTTGCGCCTGCATCCGGGCGAGGGCATCAGCCTGCGCTTCAACGCCAAGGTGCCCGGCGGCAGCCTCAAGCTCCAGCAGACCAGCATGGACTTCACCTACGACCGCGGCTTCAAAGGGGACAATCCCGACGCTTACGAGACGCTCCTCTTGGACGTCATGCGCGGCGACGCCACGCTGTTCATGCGTGCCGACGAGATAGAGGCCCAGTGGCAGGTGGTCGCGCCTCTCATCGCCGCGTGGGACGAGATGGAACCCGTGCCCTACCCGGCGGGGAGCTGGGGGCCGGTGGAGGCCGAGGCGCTGCTCGAGGCCTCGGGACGGCGCTGGCAGGTGCCGGGGGACGGCGGTTCAACCTGAACTGCCGTATCATGCAAAAGAGATGAGGCTTCCCCCCGCATTGGTCCGCGACTTCTGCCAGCATCACCATATCCACAAGCTGTCGCTCTTCGGCTCAGTGGTCCGCGGCGAGGCCGGTCCCGACAGTGACATCGACGTCTTGGTCGAATTTGAACGGGGTCACGTGCCGGGCTTGCTGCGCCTGGCAGGTATAGAGCGGGAACTGTCGGACTTGCTTGGGGCCAAGGTCGATATGCGGACGCCAGAGGATCTGAGCCGTCATTTTCGCCATGAGGTAATGGCAATGGCGGAAGTCCAGTATGCAAAGACCTGATCGCGTTCGGCTTCAGCACATGCTCGAGGCAGCCCACGAAGCTCTGCTGTTCGCAGACGGCAAGCACCGGGAGCATCTCGACACTGATCGAATGCTGGTCCTGTCGCTGGTCAAGCTGATCGAGATTATCGGTGAGGCAGCGACCGGCCTTTCAAACGAGTACAGACAGGCACACCCGCATATTCCTTGGCGTGACCTCGTCGCTATGAGAAACCGCTTGATTCACGCTTATTTTGACGTCAACCTGGATATCGTCTGGCGTACCGTCACAGAAGAACTGCCCAGGCTCTGCAAAGATCTCGAGGAGGCCCTCGTTGTTGGAGAGTGAATTAGCACGACTGACGATTGTATCAGCTGAAGAGTCTGACCTGCCACCGCTGGCCCGGATGAACAAACGGCTTATCCAAGACGAAGGCAGCCGCAATCCTATGAGCATTGGCGAGCTCGAGGCGCGCATGTGGGGCTGGTTACGCGGCGACTGGGCCATCACCCTCTTCATGGAGGACAGCAGGATCGTCGGCTACGCCGTCCATCAAGAGCGCCAGGACGACTATGACGCGAGCCGAACGCTCATCTACCTGCGTCAGTTCTATGTCGAGCCGGATCGGCGCGGCCGGGGACTCGGCCGCGCGGCCTTCGAGCACCTGAGGCGAACGCACTTTCCTGACGGTGCTGAAGTCGTCCTCGAAGTTCTCGCCTCCAATCCTGAGGGACAACGCTTTTGGTCGTCACTTGGCTTTGAGGCTTATGCCCTGAGCATGAGACGCAAGTGACCCTAGCCCTTTACACGCTTCAACTCCGCGACAGTCTCGGCCATTAGCCGTGAAGCACGCGGAAGCTTCGCGGCTATATCAGTTGTGGTGTTCACAGCATACAAAGCCGTTAGGGTGGCAACAACATCAGAGGGAAGGTCTTGGCTAATGTCCTTGAGGTAGAAGTCTCGCTTGGTAGGTTCGTACTTGATCCGCAAGACCTCGACGAGGGGTTGCAAGACATGGCTGTGATAGTTGCGGAGCGCCTCTAAAAACCGATTGCGCGCCAGTTCTTTCTTTACCCACACTTGGAAGAGGCTACACTCGCGCTCGAGCCGCTCAATTCTCTCCTGAAGCTCTTCCTCGAACTGCGCCTTATCTAACGGCTTAAATTTGATAGCGTCAGCCTTGTTGAAAAGAACCTTGATCGCTTCGCCTTTATTTTCCCTGGTAAAGGCGAGGTCCCGACTATGACTTTGAATGTTGAGGTCGAGAACAAGAAACTCAGGCGTTCCCTGGAGCCGAAAAAAAGCCTGCCGGATTTGGAGGTGAGGATGCTCGGCTTCGTACTCAAACTCAAGAGGTGCCAACGAGCCCAACGTCCACTTCACCCCCTTCAGGACATCCCCTTCATGACCGTCCTGAACATCGAGCCACATGTCGATGTCCGAGTACGCATCTACCCGCTCCTGAGCGTCCGCACCTTCCAGCCAGCAGGCAAACACGAATGGATGCCTGAAGAGCGCTTCGCTTACAGCGCCAACGATGTCTTCCCTGCTTGGGAACATAGCCAAGAGTATAGCAACCGCTTGGCAAAAATTCCGAAACGGGTCGTGAGAATAGCAAGCTGCCGTAAAGGCTATGCGTGGTCTTGTAATAAGATGCATATTCGCGTCCCTGACATGCCCTTGTGCTAAGCTCGAGCTATGAAAAAGATCACCATCCTGGGCGTTCCGATGGACCTCGGCGCGGGCAGGCGCGGGGTGGACATGGGGCCGAGCGCCATCCGGCTGGCCAGGCTCGAGGCTAGCCTGCGGAAGTTGGGGCACCAGGTCCAAGACCTCGGCAACGTCGAGGCGCCCGTGCCCGAGGCACTGAGTGACAAGAACGGCCTTCACTTTTTGGGCGCCATCGCCGACGCCTGCGCGCAGACGCGGAGGCGGCTTCGGGAACTCGCCGCGGACTCCTTCCCCATCGTCCTGGGCGGCGATCACTCGATCTCGATGGGTACCGTGGCCGGGGTCGCCGGGGCAGGCCGCACCGGCCTGTTGTGGATCGACGCGCACACCGACGTCAACGTGCCAAGCACCAGCCCGAGCGGCAACGTCCACGGCATGCCGCTCGCCCACCTGCTCGGCGAGGGCGACGCGCGGCTCCTGGCCATCTGGGGCGGCGGGGCCGTGCTGAGGCCCGAGGATGTGGTCTTTATCGGCGTCCGCAGCGTGGACGAGGGCGAGCGCGACTTTATCCGGCAGCGCGGCATCAAGGCCTTTACCATGAAGACCATCGACCACCAGGGCGTCGCCGCGGTGGCCGCGGAGGCGCTCGAGCACCTGGGGCACTTGGAACGCCTGCACGTCTCCTTCGACGCCGACGTGCTCGACCCCGCGGTCGCGCCGGGCGTGGGCACGCCGGTCCCGGGCGGGCTCTCCTACCGCGAGGCGCACCTGTTGATGGAGCTCTTGGCCGACGCGGGCGGCGTCACCAGCCTCGACCTGGTCGAGGTCAATCCCATTTTGGACGTGCAGAACAAGACCGCGCGGATCATAGTCGAGATGGCCTCGAGCCTGCTGGGCAAGACGATTCTCTAGCCGGAGCTAAGGCCGGCAGCGGCGGCTGGCCTCGAGGAGGCGCGGCAGAAAGGCCTCGACGGCGGCCTCGCCCGCTGCGATCGCCGCTTCGGCCCGGTGGAAGGTGAGCCAGCCGATGGACGGCGTCACCTGGACGTGCAAGGCGTCCTCGGCTCGCCCCTGCGGTTCCCAGGAGGCGACGACGTAGCCGAGACTGCGCCCGAGCACCCGCACGGGGTGCTCGCCGGCTTGCGCGCAGAGGTGGCGCCGCAGACTCCGGCCCCAGGGCGTAGCCAGGACGCGGCGGGTGAGGCGGATGGGCGCCGAGTGGTCGCCCTCGAGCCCGGTGCCGATGCCGATGGCCAGATCGACCCCTTCGCCGCCCAAGGTCTCGAGCGGCACCGGCGAGCCGAGGCCGCCGTCCATGAGGCGGCGGCCGTCCACCTGGACGGGGCTCAGCAGGCCGGGCAGGGCCACGGTCGCACGCAGGGCCCGGGCGACGGACCCCGAGCGCAGGAGCACCCGCTCGCCGCTGGCGGCGTCGGTCGTCACCACCACGAGTTCGCATCTCAGGTCGGCAAAGGTCCGGCCGTCCAGCAGCGCGTCGAAGTAAACCTCGAGCCTGTCGCCCTTTAGCAGCGCCGCCTGGCGAAAGCCCGCGTCCCACACCGCTGAGAGGAGCTCGCGCCGGCGCACGCCGTTGGCGAGATCGGCGAGTGCGTCAGGGCTGCGGCCCGCGGCGTAGAGCGCGCCGATGACGGCGCCAAAGGAGGTACCGGCGATGACCTGCGGCGCCAAGCCGTGGCGCTCGAGGCTCTTAAGCGCGCCGATGTGAGCGTAACCTCGGGCGCTGCCACCGCCCAGGGCCACGCCGATGCGCAAGGGACGCGAACCGCGGGTCATGCCTTCAGTCTACGCGGGCACCTATGAGAACGCAGCCAGGTAGAATCGGGCCTGTGAACACGTTCGCCCTCACCGATCTCACCGTCCTCGTCATCCACTACCGCACGCCGCTGCTCCTTCGCGCCTGCTTGCGCCGGCTGCGCCGGCACGCCGCCGGCGCCCACCTGGTGGTGGTCGAGAGCGGCGACGCCGAGGAGACCAGCGAGCTGCTCAGGGCCTTTCCCGGGGTCGCGCTGCTGAGGGTCGCCAACCACAGCCTCGCTCACGCCGTCAACGAAGGCCTCAAGCGCTGCGAGACCAGGGTCGCCGCCCACATCAACGCCGACGTGCTCGTCGGCGAGGAGACCTTTGGGCGGCTCCTGGGGGTCCTCGGCACGGCGCGCACGGGCATGGTCGGGCCGCTGCCGCTCACCCCGCGGGGCAGCGTCCAGGACCAGGGCCTCCCCTACCGCCTGCACACCTGGCGGCTGGCGCGGCGGCCGCTGGGCGCCGCGCTGGGCGTCTCCTGGCTGGCGGGCTGCTTGCAGGTCGTTCGGATGGAGGCCGTGCTGGCGGTCGGCGGCATGGACCCCAGCCTGCGCTTCTACAACGAGGACATCGACTGGTCCTGGCGTTTGCGCCGGGCGGGCTGGCACTGCCGGCTCGTGAACAGCCCGGTCCTTCACCTGGGCGGCAGCGCCACGCCGGCCCGGCCCGACTTTCTGCTCGAGGGCTACCGCGGCGGCTACAAGCTGTCGCAGCGCTACCGGGGACGGGGCTACCGCTGGCTGCACCGCCGGGCCGTCCTGGCTCAGTCCTTCTGGGAAGCACGCTGCGGCAAGGACCCGCTCAGGCGAGAGGCCTTTGCGCGGATCGCCCGGATGTTCCGCCAGGGGCGCTTCGACATAAGCCCCTTCGGCGACAGCCTCGAGACCTCCGATCCGGCCTTTCTAGGCGGACCCTAGCGCCTGCTCGAGCATAGCCACTACCGCGGGCTCTCTCGAGCAGCGCCGTCAGGCCCACGCCCTAAGGGGGCGCCAGCGGCACCGAGAAGCCGAACTCGTTGCCCGCCGCCAGCGCCCGGCCCCAGGCTCGGCCGCCCCAGCGCTGGGCGATGCTGCGCACGATGTAGAGGCCCAAGCCGGTGCCCTTGGCCTTGGCATTGACAGTTGGGCCGCGGCTGTGGGGCTCGAAGAGCGAGGCGATGCTTTCAGGCGGCAGGGGCCGGCCCTCGTCGCGCACCGTCACCTCGGCGAAGCCGCCCTTGGCCGCGCCGTCCAGAGAGACCCTGCGCCCATCGGGACCGTGGATGGCGGCGTTCTCGAGCAGGTTGATGAGGATCTGCAGGAGCTTGTCGCTGTCGGCCAGCACCGTCAGCTCGGGCAGAGCGGCCGTGGCGAGGACGCGGTGCTCGGCGAAGGTGTCCTGCAGGAGCATGACGGCCCGGTCGCCCACCTCGCGCAGGGCGATGCGGCGCAGTCGGGGCGGCTTCACGTCCACGGTGAGGTCCGCGAGGAGCCGCACCAGCCGCTCGGTCTCGGCCTTGGCACGGCC
Proteins encoded:
- a CDS encoding ABC transporter ATP-binding protein/permease → MAVAPLFIQPVFDRVLSGGELSALPGVLAVGGLIVTLGSAALWAQDAWLGRAAALVAAGWREAVYARLLGRQPGRLGGSSGGLASRILTDLRDIETYLQFGLGTLVAESLTLLGIVFVLFYTNATATLYLLVMALPLALGLWLAGRQVTRSAREAQEQTEEVGAHLQEGLKGLEVARAFGLTGFLLSRLGGANRATARAQSRRALWAGLQTPLAQILGFAAASALLVILARSRAAGEMSLGEVSAYITLLALIATPAQLLPKGYALLQGAKAAKVRLHALYRLPQEPVATATLRSGRARGAGSLRLEGVSFAHPGGPALLDKVSADWQGPGLVALSGESGSGKSSLLRLLLGFLEPDGGRILLDGRPLGAYAEAELRRRVAYVPQDNLLFRGSLRDNLLLGRAYSEARLLEVLRAVRLLEAVRDLGGLDYRLSEDGAGFSGGQRQRLAAARALLAEPEVLLLDEPSANLDEASERALVATLLEQSRRRLVIVVAHRPALLGAADEVYELTAQGRLSLIAPEDGLTPRRLSP
- the tyrS gene encoding tyrosine--tRNA ligase; amino-acid sequence: MSPAEALAAIKRGAVRIVPEEALASKLERARETGVPLRVKLGADPSSTDLHIGHAIVLRKMRQFQDLGHKVVLIIGDFTAMIGDPTGRSKTRPVLSLEETRRNGETYVAQVTKILDPDPGRLEIRYNSEWLEPMGFAEVIKLASSYTVARMLERDDFTKRYRAGEPIGVHELLYPLSQAYDSVAIRADVELGGTDQLFNLLVGRDIQREYGQEPQVALVMPLLEGLDGSEKMSKSLGNYIGIGEPPERMFKKAMQVPDALLLRYTELATGLDLAEMKRLLGRDIKSAHRVFARELVRLYHGEAPVGHAEARYDYVARGGIPDDVPELVIDRSELTDGEIWICKLVTLAGLSASSGEARRLIQNRGLKLNGEVVEDFQAKVGLAEPVVLQKGKDRFVKVGAA
- the zwf gene encoding glucose-6-phosphate dehydrogenase, which produces MQTPHAEACAFVILGVTGDLAARKLMPALYELHLMGALHPDTRLVGMARGELSDETFRERMKEALKEHSPKTFDEARWRELEGRLSYLVGGYDDIGAYKRLAAKLADVDEGKGLGPAGNRVFYLSVPPSVFASVIRGLHAVGLSREDRGWARLVVEKPFGHDLASARGLNTVLERAFKEEQIYRIDHYLGKETAQNIAALRFANALFEPNWNNQYLDHVQITVAEAMGVAGRGSFYEEAGVLRDIIQNHVLQLVALTATEAPASYDARSVRDEKVKVLRAMRCVRPQDAVKGRYLGANGMKGYLEEEGVAEGSRQGSYLAATFHIDNWRWAGVPFYVRSGKRMAAKASEIVLRFKTPPHIPFKLAEPPAPDALILRLHPGEGISLRFNAKVPGGSLKLQQTSMDFTYDRGFKGDNPDAYETLLLDVMRGDATLFMRADEIEAQWQVVAPLIAAWDEMEPVPYPAGSWGPVEAEALLEASGRRWQVPGDGGST
- a CDS encoding nucleotidyltransferase family protein, with product MRLPPALVRDFCQHHHIHKLSLFGSVVRGEAGPDSDIDVLVEFERGHVPGLLRLAGIERELSDLLGAKVDMRTPEDLSRHFRHEVMAMAEVQYAKT
- a CDS encoding DUF86 domain-containing protein, with translation MLEAAHEALLFADGKHREHLDTDRMLVLSLVKLIEIIGEAATGLSNEYRQAHPHIPWRDLVAMRNRLIHAYFDVNLDIVWRTVTEELPRLCKDLEEALVVGE
- a CDS encoding GNAT family N-acetyltransferase, coding for MLESELARLTIVSAEESDLPPLARMNKRLIQDEGSRNPMSIGELEARMWGWLRGDWAITLFMEDSRIVGYAVHQERQDDYDASRTLIYLRQFYVEPDRRGRGLGRAAFEHLRRTHFPDGAEVVLEVLASNPEGQRFWSSLGFEAYALSMRRK
- the rocF gene encoding arginase, with product MKKITILGVPMDLGAGRRGVDMGPSAIRLARLEASLRKLGHQVQDLGNVEAPVPEALSDKNGLHFLGAIADACAQTRRRLRELAADSFPIVLGGDHSISMGTVAGVAGAGRTGLLWIDAHTDVNVPSTSPSGNVHGMPLAHLLGEGDARLLAIWGGGAVLRPEDVVFIGVRSVDEGERDFIRQRGIKAFTMKTIDHQGVAAVAAEALEHLGHLERLHVSFDADVLDPAVAPGVGTPVPGGLSYREAHLLMELLADAGGVTSLDLVEVNPILDVQNKTARIIVEMASSLLGKTIL
- a CDS encoding patatin-like phospholipase family protein; translated protein: MTRGSRPLRIGVALGGGSARGYAHIGALKSLERHGLAPQVIAGTSFGAVIGALYAAGRSPDALADLANGVRRRELLSAVWDAGFRQAALLKGDRLEVYFDALLDGRTFADLRCELVVVTTDAASGERVLLRSGSVARALRATVALPGLLSPVQVDGRRLMDGGLGSPVPLETLGGEGVDLAIGIGTGLEGDHSAPIRLTRRVLATPWGRSLRRHLCAQAGEHPVRVLGRSLGYVVASWEPQGRAEDALHVQVTPSIGWLTFHRAEAAIAAGEAAVEAFLPRLLEASRRCRP
- a CDS encoding glycosyltransferase codes for the protein MNTFALTDLTVLVIHYRTPLLLRACLRRLRRHAAGAHLVVVESGDAEETSELLRAFPGVALLRVANHSLAHAVNEGLKRCETRVAAHINADVLVGEETFGRLLGVLGTARTGMVGPLPLTPRGSVQDQGLPYRLHTWRLARRPLGAALGVSWLAGCLQVVRMEAVLAVGGMDPSLRFYNEDIDWSWRLRRAGWHCRLVNSPVLHLGGSATPARPDFLLEGYRGGYKLSQRYRGRGYRWLHRRAVLAQSFWEARCGKDPLRREAFARIARMFRQGRFDISPFGDSLETSDPAFLGGP
- a CDS encoding ATP-binding protein, whose product is MTDPDVALLDTLSEGVVIIRGGRVGFINREAGRLLEVAPEGARNLPLIAVLRDHRLERAYLEGVAAELETRGRRLLVRPIPAGLALQDVSELRRAQEEARELLAVLSHELRTPVTTIRSALEALAYELPPAQREHFLGRAKAETERLVRLLADLTVDVKPPRLRRIALREVGDRAVMLLQDTFAEHRVLATAALPELTVLADSDKLLQILINLLENAAIHGPDGRRVSLDGAAKGGFAEVTVRDEGRPLPPESIASLFEPHSRGPTVNAKAKGTGLGLYIVRSIAQRWGGRAWGRALAAGNEFGFSVPLAPP